In Fimbriimonadaceae bacterium, the DNA window GCATAACAGTGACGACGCGGACCCTGCGACAAGACGAGAAGCTCTTGGCGGCGGCCAACCATGTGGCCAGCATCTTCTTTCCGTTTGTCGGGCCTCTGGCCTTCTGGGCGGTCGGCCTTGTCGTGTCGCGCTATGTGGCCTACCACGCCCGGGTCGCCCTTCTGGAAGCCGTCCTGTTCAAGGCGGCCACGGTGGCGGTCGGGATCGTCTCCTTGGTGCTCACCTTGACCAAAGTCAAAGAGACCATCGAGACGAGTGGGGCGGCGTTCACCTGGGACACGGTGTGGCAGGCCGCCCTGAAGTTCGTCGTCCTTTGGGCGCTCTTCTTTCTCGCCGAGTTCGTGACGGCGGTGCGGTCGCTCTTCCAGGCGCGGGACGCCTACCGGGGCAAGGTGAATCGCAAGACGGCGGAGCGGTTTGGTAACCGATACGGCCTCGAGCTCCGCGGCGGTTGAGGGGCTGGCACATTCTGCGCCTCGCCACCCTTTCGCTCACTCTACGTCCGTCGCCTGCCTGAGACATGGGCTTGGGCAGAAAGGGCGGCGTGCAGACGCACCTCTTGGGGAGGACGGCGGCGCAGGGACAGAGGCGGCGGGCCGGTTGATGAGATGACATCGACTCTCAGAAACAACAACGAGGCCGCAGAGACGGCCTCGCCAAAGTCGAACTGGTTGGTTGGTGGGCCTAACTGGATTCGAACCAGTGACCTCACCCTTATCAGGGGTGCGCTCTAACCAACTGAGCTATAGGCCCGGAGTCTGCGGATGATACCTCTTTGGCGGCCGGTGCTAGGACGGTCACCGACTTTGGCGGTTGATTTCCCGCCGGAGCCGGGCACCGAGGATCCGGCTGAGGGACAGGCTGGCGTCGTCACCGTCCAGGCCCATCACCGCGGCGGAAAGGTACGCCTCGTAGGTGCCCGACCATTCCACAAGCCGCATACCGTCGCTCTTGGCCCGGGGGTCCAGAAGTGCCGCCGAGACTTGCGGGGCGCGCAGGCGGCTCTCGCCAAGGAGGCTTCCTAGCCTGACCGCGACGCGTTCCGCCTTGACTGTCCCGGCCTCTAGGCGGGCCATCGCCGCCTCTGCCTCGCCAAAGCCCTTGCTGATCCTGGCCAGACCGTCGCCGACAGGGTCGGCCGGCCACGTGGCCAGCACCAGGGCGACGATCGCGACAGAGGCGGGCATACTGGTGTTTCGGCGGGGAAACGGGTTACGTTCAGGGTGGCCCGCGCGTCCGAACATAAAGACAAGCCGCGGCAATCTGCCAGACCGCTTCGGTATGCTTCATTGAAGTGTGCGCGGGCGTTTGGCCAGGCCGCACAAGGACGACACACGATGCTTCGCACGACCCGTACGTTCGCCCTGCTCTTGGCGACGGTCATTGCTGGTGCCGCCTCGGCCGCGTTCGACGGACCCGCACCTGTCGCTTGGCGCTGGGCTGAGTCGACGACCGCCTCTCCCGGCGGATCGCCCCAGGTCGACAGCCGCGCCGCCTACGTGGCGGTCGGCGGCTACATGTACGGCATTGACCGCCACTCGGGCAACCAGCTATGGAGGTTTCCTTCGGGCGAACCGATCGCCGGTGTCTTCCGCACGGGATGCGTCCTCGCCAACGGCGTCCTCGTCGCGATCTCCGACGACCGGCAGATGTATGCCGTCGACGTGGCCACTGGCGCCAAGAAATGGCAAGTCCCCCTCGGTGACACCGTGGTCGCGACCCCGGTCGTCGCCGGCGACTACGTGGTGGTCGGCACGACAAGGAACGACCTGTACGCCTACCAACTCGCCGACGGCAAGCCGTTCTGGTCCAAGCCGTACCACCTGGAATCCGTCCTCCACCCCTACCTGGCCGTGTGGGACAAAAACGTCATTTTGAGCACGGCTGACTCCAGCCTCATCATGGTCGACGTCGTCGCCCAGAAGGAGCGGTGGCACCGTGGCCTGCAACGGCTCTCGCCCGGCGCGTTCACCGTTTCCAACGACCGGGTCTACGTCAACTCGAACTCCTATCTGATCGCGTTCCGCGCCAACACCGGCGGCGACGTCTGGCAGGTCAACACCGGTGAGCTCCTCGCCGGTGCGCCGTCGGCGAGCCCCGACCTGGTGGCGACGGTGTCGCGCAGCGGCAAACTGGTGACTTACCGTGGCAACGGGAGGCCGGTCATGCCCAAGGGCGTGGACTTGTACTCGCCGGTGGCCGGTGCACCCATCGTGATCGGCAACAGCGTCATCGCGGCGACGAAGTCCGGATCGGTGAACCTGCTGGACGGCCAGACTGGCGACCTGAAGTGGAACTTCACGATCCCGCCGCTCTTCAAGGGCATCAAGGCCGCTCCGCAGGGCGGTCGGACCGGGGCCAATTCGGGCGGTGGCCCGGGCTTCCCCGGTGCCGGTGCACGCGGCGGAAGTTCGACCCAAGAGGGCGAAGAGATCAAGGCCGTCCCGGCGGTCTGGACGCCGACCTTGGACGGTGACTCGCTCTTTGTCCTTGCCGGTGACGGCAGCATGTTGCTCTTTGACAAGCGGTACGGCGTCGACCTGACCGCGCCGAGCGCGACGATGGCCTGGCCGAACGCCGGTGACCAGATCTGCGGGCTCGCCCCGTTGGAGATCGTCTTCAAGATCGAGGACTGGGGGGTCGGCGTCGACCCCAACAGCATCAAGGTGACGATCAACGGCCAAGAGTATTCGACCGAGCCCATGCGCGAGGGGTACGTCTCCGTCAAGGTGAACGCGATCAACCCGCGCAACAAGCCGCTTGCCGACGGACGGGCCACGTTGGTCGTCCACGTCACGGACTGGCTGGGCAATGTGCTGGACCAGAAGTTCTCCCTGACCATCGACAACAGCCTGAAGCCGTTGGGTTCGCCGAAGAAGCCCGAGTCGACGACCGGCGGGTTCCCCGGTGCCGGTGGCAAGGGTGGCGGCGGAGGCAGCGCGGACGGCGGATAGCACCGCCCGGCGATGAGCCCGCTCTTTTGGCAATACCTGTTGGCGGCCGAGCTGCCGCAGGACAAGGCGCAAGCGTTCTTCCGGACGCTTGCGCCTTCGCTTGACCCGGCGGCCGCCCTGCGCCAGTGGCGAGGACTGGGCGACGCGGAGAGGCGTCGGATAGAACTGTGCGACCTCAAGCGGTTTGAGAGGGCTATGGAGCGGGGCGTGGACATTGTCCCGCGTGACGGTCTGCCGCACACCTTGTTGGAGGTCCAGGCACCTCCGCAGGCGGTGTTCACCTGGGGCCACCAGGACGCATGGGACAGACCCATGGTCGCCGTCGTCGGCACCCGCGCCGCCTCGGCCTATGGCCGGGCGGCGGCGTTCAAGTTTGCCCAGTCCTTGGCCTCCGAAGGAGTCACGGTCGTCAGCGGCGGGGCCCTGGGGATCGACGCGGCCGCCCATGATGGCGCTCTTTCGGTCGGGGGCTCGACGATCGCCGTATTGGGCCACGGCATCGACAAGGTGTATCCCAGCAGCAACGGGCCGCTCTTTGAGCGGATCCGGTCCGCCGGACTCCTCATCAGCCCCTTCGCCGTCGGCGCGCCGTCTCTGCCCCAACGGTTTCTCCAGCGCAACGCCGTCATCGCCGGCCTTGCCCATGCGACGCTCGTGGTGGAGGCCCCGGCCGAGTCGGGGGCGCTCTCGACCGCCGTCGCCGCGGCTGAGTTGGGAAGGGAAGTGTTTGTCGTGCCCAGCACGATCCACCAGGCCTCCTTCAGCGGCTCTCACCGCCTCATCCGGGACGGGGCGACCCTGGTCGACCACCCGTTCCAGATCCTCGACCACCTCGGAATCGAGCCACGAGGCGACGTGCCCGAGGCTCCCCCGGCTCTGGACGGCACGGCCGGCCGGTTGCTGGAGGCCCTGGCCGAGGGAGGATTGACCGCCGACCAACTGGCCGCCAAGACCGGCGTGGCGCCCGACGAAGTCTTGGCGGAGATCACCATGCTCGAGGTCGAAGGCCGTGTCGTGCGTGACGGGCCGGGATACTCTCTCAAACCATGAAGGGCGTCTACTCCACCTGGGGGCCATACGGCTGGGGGGTCTACCGTGTCGAACTGGGCGGCGGGGAGGCAAAGTTTGAACCTACGGGTGGGGTGTCTGAGGGCGTCTTGGCGCCGGGACTTGTCGACGTGCACATCCACGGGGCCTTCGGGACCGACTTTATGTCGGCCGACCTGCCGTCGATGGTCAAACTTTGCGACCAACTGGCCGGACAGGGCTACGACGCCTTTCTGCCGACGACGGTGACGGCCCCGCTCGACGACGTCGTCGCGGCTCTGGGCAGCCTTCCCGACCATCCCATGGTCGCGGGGTTCCACCTGGAAGGCCCCTTCATCAGCCCCAAGCACCCTGGGGCGCAGCCGCCGGAGTCCATCGTCGTGAGCGACCCGGCCTGGGACAAGGTCCTCGACGACCCTCGTCTCCGGCTGGTGACCTTGGCTCCGGAGCAGCCTGGCGGGCTCGACCTCGTCCGGCGTTTGGCGGCCCGAGGCGTGGTCGTGAGCCTGGGGCACACCGACGCCACCTTTGACCAAGCGACCGAGGCGGCCCGGGCAGGGGCCGACCATGCGACCCACACCTTCAACGCGATGCGGCCGTTCCATCATCGCGAACCGGGCACGGTCGGGTGGGTCTTGCAAGACGACCGGGCCTACGCCGAACTCATCTACGACCGGACCCACGTGCATCCCGACGCGGCGTCGTTGCTCCTGCGGGCCAAACCCCAGGACAAGGTCGTCGGTGTCAGCGACAGCACGATGGCCTCGGGCCTGCCCGCCGGTACGCCCCTGACCATGTGGGGCCACGCCTGCGAGGTCGGCGACAAAACGGTCCGCTTGGCGAGTAACGGTGCGTTGGCCGGTAGCGCGGTGACGTTGCTTGATGTCTTCCAGAACTTAGCGGCCGACTTTGGGCCCGAGACGGCGGTGCGTTGTTGCTCGGTCAACCCCCGCGCCAGACTCCAATTGGCCGCTCCGCCCAAGAGATATCTCAGATTCGGCCCGGACCTCCGCCTGCGGGACATCCATGAGTGCTAAGATGGCGGGTGGCCGAGACGCCGCTGTCGAGGCTTACGCTTTATGAGCGGCCTATCTAACTTCAAGCGGGTGTTGCTGGGCAAGCCCATTGCCACCAAGCACGCGCACGACGAGCGGCTGTCAAACGTCTTGGGGCTCGCCGTCTTTGCCTCGGACGCCCTGTCATCGGTCGCCTACGCGACGGAAGAAGTCCTCCTGATCTTGGTCTTGGCGGGGACGGCGGCGTACGGGGGCCTCTCCGGCATCGCGGTCGGGCTGTGCGTGCTGCTGGGCATCATCGTCGTCAGCTACTACCAGACGATCCATGCCTACCCCGAAGGAGGCGGCAGCTACAGCGTCAGCAAGGCGAACCTTGGCCCTACGGCCGGGAAGATCGCCGGCGCCGCCCTACTCCTCGACTACGTCCTGACCGTCTCGGTGTCGGTCGCCTCGGGCGTGAGCGCGTTGACGTCGG includes these proteins:
- a CDS encoding PQQ-binding-like beta-propeller repeat protein, with translation MLRTTRTFALLLATVIAGAASAAFDGPAPVAWRWAESTTASPGGSPQVDSRAAYVAVGGYMYGIDRHSGNQLWRFPSGEPIAGVFRTGCVLANGVLVAISDDRQMYAVDVATGAKKWQVPLGDTVVATPVVAGDYVVVGTTRNDLYAYQLADGKPFWSKPYHLESVLHPYLAVWDKNVILSTADSSLIMVDVVAQKERWHRGLQRLSPGAFTVSNDRVYVNSNSYLIAFRANTGGDVWQVNTGELLAGAPSASPDLVATVSRSGKLVTYRGNGRPVMPKGVDLYSPVAGAPIVIGNSVIAATKSGSVNLLDGQTGDLKWNFTIPPLFKGIKAAPQGGRTGANSGGGPGFPGAGARGGSSTQEGEEIKAVPAVWTPTLDGDSLFVLAGDGSMLLFDKRYGVDLTAPSATMAWPNAGDQICGLAPLEIVFKIEDWGVGVDPNSIKVTINGQEYSTEPMREGYVSVKVNAINPRNKPLADGRATLVVHVTDWLGNVLDQKFSLTIDNSLKPLGSPKKPESTTGGFPGAGGKGGGGGSADGG
- the dprA gene encoding DNA-processing protein DprA is translated as MSPLFWQYLLAAELPQDKAQAFFRTLAPSLDPAAALRQWRGLGDAERRRIELCDLKRFERAMERGVDIVPRDGLPHTLLEVQAPPQAVFTWGHQDAWDRPMVAVVGTRAASAYGRAAAFKFAQSLASEGVTVVSGGALGIDAAAHDGALSVGGSTIAVLGHGIDKVYPSSNGPLFERIRSAGLLISPFAVGAPSLPQRFLQRNAVIAGLAHATLVVEAPAESGALSTAVAAAELGREVFVVPSTIHQASFSGSHRLIRDGATLVDHPFQILDHLGIEPRGDVPEAPPALDGTAGRLLEALAEGGLTADQLAAKTGVAPDEVLAEITMLEVEGRVVRDGPGYSLKP
- a CDS encoding amidohydrolase family protein, with product MKGVYSTWGPYGWGVYRVELGGGEAKFEPTGGVSEGVLAPGLVDVHIHGAFGTDFMSADLPSMVKLCDQLAGQGYDAFLPTTVTAPLDDVVAALGSLPDHPMVAGFHLEGPFISPKHPGAQPPESIVVSDPAWDKVLDDPRLRLVTLAPEQPGGLDLVRRLAARGVVVSLGHTDATFDQATEAARAGADHATHTFNAMRPFHHREPGTVGWVLQDDRAYAELIYDRTHVHPDAASLLLRAKPQDKVVGVSDSTMASGLPAGTPLTMWGHACEVGDKTVRLASNGALAGSAVTLLDVFQNLAADFGPETAVRCCSVNPRARLQLAAPPKRYLRFGPDLRLRDIHEC